agagaacaggaCATGGTATAGTGGTAAATTTggatggagaagaggaagaaaacaggaaagataaCTATTACTTATAACCATAATTCCAAAGATATTGCCCACTGTGGAAGAAATTGGTTTTTAATactattgctttgtttttattggcAGAGTTCCTTGAGGCACATGAATATCCAGAGCATATTAAACAGTTGgtacagaaagagagagaattggaagaacaagaaaagagGCAACGTGAAATTGAGCGCAACACTTGCAAGGTTAGAATTTCTGCTAACAATACATTTCTAGTAAGGAATGTTTCTGTAGTAAATAGTAGGGGTTTTAATATAATGCAGGAACTCTTTTGTGATAAGTGTATGTGTATTTataattctttaaaatgaatTGTAAACCTGTTGGAAGCCTGTACGCAGTGGAGGCATCTATTAGATGTATTTACCTAAGATTTTTTTGATTGAGTTTGTGTCCTCCATGAGAATTTGACTTGGTATTAAAACTAGACCAACACTGCAGTTAGTCGGACATCACTTTGGTTTCAGAAAAAATGAATTCCAAACAGTATGTAGTGCTGTATGCTAGGTGTTTTGTACTGTTAAATAATTTTGTGTTAATGatatttctgtgaaatgatatttctgaaatgaattcAAAATGATTGTTTGCAGAAAGAGTGGAATCTTTTCCAACCACTGATTGAATAGTAACGGAAGTAATATGACATCTCTGACTTAGAAGCACAACAGTCAGCTATGAATCAAGTGACTGTTTTAGTAGAAGGTTCCCTATGGTTGTAAAATATGTAACTGTATGTGAAAAGGAGTTTCACATTCATTGTTCCTATGtgcattttgttttggaagatTTGGCATGCTGCCTACAGTTTAAAGATGTTCTGGTTGTAGATGTTGTACCCTAGCTTGGAAAAAGGTGCAGATACACATATGTACACACGCTAGTGCTATTTGCTGTGccttttggcattttctatctgCAGGTGTGTAACCAGCTGAAAGGAAATTGGCCTATAGCTGAAGTTGAAATAAAGATGTATCTGGCATTGGATTGTATGAACATAGGATTGTAAATTTAAGTGTACTGTAACATGATAGGTATttgcaaaaatactttcatgGTAACTATTCTTCCTTTTGTATTTCCTAGATTAAATTGTTTTGCATGCATCCCACAAAACAAATAATGATGGAGAACAAGTTAGAGGTTCATAAGGACCGGACACTGAAGGAAGCTGTGGAAATAGCTTATAAGGTATGATATGCATAACAGAATAGTGTAATTGTTCAATGTAATTTTTTCTGCTCTCATGTGCTTATATTCATACTTGTCAAACTTTACTCTCCTGCATTTTGatgcaggctttttttttttattttattttgaaaatgtgtatatatatattgcatgtgtgtgtatataaggTCTGTGATGCACGTGCATGTGTTTTTTCTAAAATCAAATTGGAATTTTTAAATTCAGAGAATTCCTGGATGCACACATACTGAGAGATTTCTAGCTTACAAGGGAAGAACAAAACTCTCAAATAAACCATTATTAACTGTTTAGGACTTTTTGTCTGTGTGCTTGGTTTAGCTAATGGATTTAGAAGAAGCGGTTCCTTTGGATTGCTGTCGTCTTGTCAAATATGATGAGTTTCATGACTACCTGGAACGATCTTATGAAGGAGAGGAGGATACACCAATGGGTTTATTACTTGGAGGTGTCAAGTCAACATACATGTTTGACTTACTGTTGGAAACAAGACGACCTGACCAGATTTTCCAGTGCTATAAACCTGGTGGTAAGACATATAATTACAGAGAGACAAGGACAGACTAAAATAATGTATTGCATGATGGCATGAAACTAAAACTTGTAAAACACAGAACTCCATTATGATTCGTGAAAAAAGAAGAACTTTGTTGAACTAAATTTTATGAAGTCAGTACTGAGAACTGCATACTGTGCTGTGCTAACTGAAGTGTTTCTAATTGAGGCAGTTCTAAGGTATACTAAAATTTGGCAAACTGGAACATTTTGCCTCTTTGGtgttaaaatggaaatttaaattctgaaattGGACTGCTTTTCAAATTCATTACTGTTTGTGTGCATTTAATGCAACCCCTCAATCAGTACTTTAGACAAGCAtatgtgtgttttctttgcctGTTAAATTCTCTCATATatatgtggttttattttcttcttcctcttccctacAGAGGTCATGGTAAAAGTTCACGTAGTTGACCTAAAGACCGAATCTGTTGCTCCTCCCATAAGTGTACGAGCCTATTTGAATCAAACAGTTTCAGAATTTAAACAGCTAATTTCTAAGGTAATTTACAGTCATTAAGGACTTGCATTATAGAGCTTTCATTCACTCTGACTGTGAAAATGTATCACAATTTAAGTATCTGAGAGCCTGCACCTTTTGTGGTTCACGTGTGTCACATCCAGTAGGTTTCTATTAGTAGCTTTCTATTAGCTTGTCTATCTGCTTATTGGTGCTAAAAGCAGTCTGCTTCTTGCTTCCATCCAGACGTGTACCCTGGCTGTTGCACAATCTGAACCACTGTCTAGCCATATTACTTACTAGCTTACCAAATAATAAGTGTTTTGGGAAGCTGAAGAGTTACATTCATGTTCTTTCGGATTATTAGCTTGAACCACTTCAGTGAGTATCCAGTCAGTGGCAGAACTAGTGAACAGGTgatcagttaacagagagtttgtgggtcagggttaaagggagaacagtgacTGGAGACAGTACTATGGGGATCTCTTGCAGACCGCCTGACCAAGAGGACTTTGTGGATGAAgtactctatagacagatatgaacagcctcacgctcacaggcccttgttctcacgggggacttcaaccaccctgatatctgttggagggacggtacggcccggcacaagcaatccaggaggctcctcgattgtgtggaagacaacttccttctgcaagtaatagaggagccgacaagcagaggtgccatgcttgaccttgtgctcaccaacagggaagggctggctggaaatgtgctgctccagggcagccttggttgcagcaatcacaagatggtcgaatttgagatcctcaggacagtgagaagagcgtgcagcaagctcactgccctggacttcaggagagcagactttggcctcttcaggaacctgcttagtaaggttccatgggatatagccccaGAGgacaggggggcccaagactgttgagtgctattcaaggatcacctactacaagctcaggagtgctgcatcccaactggaaggaagtgcagcaggagggccaggagacctccttggatggataaggagctgctgaggaaactttgaaggaaaaaggaggcttataaaaggtggaagcaaggacaggcggcctgggtagagtacagggatgttgtctgggaagctagggaccaggttaggaaagataAGGCCTggttaaacttggctagggatgtaaaagataacaggaagggattctataattacattgcaaataaaagacaggctagggacaatgtgggccctctccgaAAGCTATCAGGAAACTGGCTACagaggatttggagaaggctgaggttctgaatgacttctttgcctcagccttcactggcaaatgctctgaccacaccacccaagtcttggaaggcagatgcagggactgtgagaatgaagaccttgggcccactgtaggagaggatctggttcaagaccatctagagaacctgaatgtgcacaagtccatgggacctggtgaaatccatctgtgggtcctgaaggagctggcgaatgaagttgctaagccactggccatcatatttgaaaaatcatggcagtcaggtgaagttcccagtgactggaaaaagggaaatataaccccatttttaagaaggttaaaatggatgacccagggaatcgcagaccagtcagtctcacctctgtgcctggcaaaatcttggagcacattctcctggacagcatgctaaggcacatgaaaacaacaaggtgcttggtgacagccagcatggcttcactaaggggaaatcctgcctgaccaatttggtggccttgtatgatggggctacagaattgatggacagcgGTAGAgtagttgatgtcatctacctggatttgtgcaaagcgtttgacactgtcccacacaacatccttctctctaaactggggagacatcaatttgatggatggaccactcggtggatgaagaactggctggatggccgcatgcaaagagttggtcaatggctcgatgtccggctggagaccggtaacgagtggtgtccctcagggattggtgttgggaccggtcttgtttaacatctttgtcagtgacgtggacagtgggcttgagtgcgccctcagcaagtttgccgatgacaccaagctgtgtggtccggttgatatgctggagggaagggatgccatccagagggaccttaacacgcttgtgaggtgggctgatgccaaccttatgaagttcaaccatgccaagtgcaaggtcctacacctgggttggagcagtcccaggcacagctacagactgggcagagaagagattcagagcagccctgaggagaaggacttgggggtgttggtcgatgagaagcttaacatgagccggcttcagtgtgcgctcacagcccagaaagccaaccgtatcctgggctgcgtatcctgggctgcatcaaaaggagcgtgaccagcaggtcgaaggaggtgatcctgcccctctactctgctctcgtgagacctcacctggagtattgtgtgcagttctggtgtcctcaacataaaaaggacatggaactgttggaacaagtccagaggagggccacgaggatgatcaggggactggagcacctcccgtatgaagacaggctgaggaagttggggctgttcagcctggggaagagaaggctgcgtggggacctcatagcagccttccagtgtccaaagggggcctatagggatgctggggagggactcttcattagggactgtagtgacaggacaaggggtaacgggttaaaacttaaacaggggaagtttagattggatataaggaggaaattctttcctgttagggtgctgaggcactggaatgggttgcccaggggggttgtggatgctccatccctggtggtgttcaaggccaggttggacagagccttgggtgacatggtttagtgtgaggtgtccctgcccatggcaggggggttggaactagatgatcttaaggtcctttccaaccctgactattctttGAGTCTATGACTGTTACCGTGTAACTGAACcgacatttaatttctttctttggctTCAGTAACTGAAATGTAGCATCCAAAGCTGTCCACATTTTCCCTAGAAACCCTCCTTTTCGTTCCAGCAACCTCTTGCTATTAAGATGCAGATTGATCTTTAGGTGTTCTTAAGCCATGGGATGTTACTGCTTCCATTAAATTTGAAGACAGCTGTTTTACTTGGTCACGTCTGTGTAAATTAGTTCAGTGGTTCATGTAACTTCATAATATACATTATGAAACACGATTTCAGTAATTCAGTCTAATTGAGTAAACAGCAACATTTGATAcacaagaatattttttattttcatttgataTGTACCCTAAATGAGACTGGTTGCTGGTCATTAACAATTTGTCAGATCTCTGCAAAGCCAAGCCATTTTGGTCTACTGATGTTTTGGAAAAACTGGTATTTGCCACATATCAAATAATGGTGGAAAGGAACTGGGACTGAACATGTTTGGGAGGTTTTTCCTCGCATTGTCTTCTGCAGTTTATAAGTCAATAAGCaaaccttctcctttccctgtgAATAATCTTAAATTCAATACTTGCTCCAGTACTTCAAGTTACATGTGATGTGCATGTTACCTTACTGTCAATGTCTTACTTTTAGGCTACACACCTGCCTGCTGAAACAATGCGGGTAGTATTAGAGCGCTGCTACAATGACTTGCGTCTGTTGAATGtttccagcaaaacactgaaagctgaaggctttttTAGAAGCAACAAGGTACATGCTGTGGTTTTTAAATTGTTCACTTCACGTATTTGTAAACTTTACTGTTGTGTTGTAAAAGGTCTGGGTAGCTGTGTTGAATTTGCCGTGGATAACTGTCACATTTCACTCTGGGTGATGTTACGGTGCTGATGAATACTATAGCCTATATGTGAAACCAGGTGTACGTAAGAAGGAAAGCAGATTCAGCATCAGACATCTGGTTCAAATGATAGTGAGGTTACCAAACTTCTCATGACTTTCAAAAAAGTCGACCCTTAATAGGGAGCAAAGTTTGGCATATTACCATGAAACctgcataatttattttctaaacctTCTGAACACCTGTGCCTGTTCTCAGTAATAAAGTTCTTGAGAAACAAATGTCAGAACTAAGAGAAGTTCTGGTGGGTTTTTGACTTAAATTCAGTACTTTTACTCTGCAGATTCCCCCAGCCAAATTTATAGTGTTTTTCCAAAAAGTTTCCTAATAAAGGTTTCCAATAATAGTTGTGTAGTGCAACATAAAAAGAATAACTTATTACTTACTTAACTTCATCTGAAGCATTGCCCTTTCAGCTGCAGTAGTAATAGCACGTCTTTTGGCACATTTTGCACATCCTCGGTGTCTGAAATTTCATCAAGGATAGTGCTCTTGAATTTACGAAGGATTAGAGAAAGCTTTGGTGGCTTATAGCTGAGTGAAACAATGTCATTGATTTGTTACTCAGTTACAGTGAGCCCTCTTGCATTCACCTTGTCACTGCAACACAGTGGCCAttgacaaaaggaagaaaggaaattgtTCCTTAGTGTTCTAATTTCTGCTGTTGCTTACCCATGAACACATTTAAAGATTTCTTGGTGCTGttctagaaaataaagaaaaactgcCACCTGTAGTTGTGGAGCTTATTACCACCTCAACTAGAGTTAGTGTACAGGTGACGGGTGCCCATGAAGTGATACATAGGTACACTTCTGAACTTAAGTGTTTACTGCAGCTGGTCAGTCTGCTTACAGTTCACGCCAATCTTAACACGATtatgaaaagtgaaataattatTCATCTGCAGACTCAGCCGTCTGATTCTAAAtatggtttttttgtttgtttggggttttttcctaaaAGGTGATGTTTCCTAGAGATGTAATTTCTAATGTGTGCTCCATCCTATCTGTTTGTTACTgttgttttttacttttatttaaaataacactgCGTAATAAAACACCGTTATCTTATGTCCAGGTATTTATTGAAAGCTCAGAGTCATTAGATCATCATGTGGCATATACAGATTCTCACTTATGGAAACTTTTGGATCGGCATGCAAATACAATCAGACTGTATGTTTTGTTACCAGAGCAATCACCTGGATCTCAGTTTAGACGAGCAGTTTATCAGAAACCTAGTGGAGATTCAGGCAACTTGGATGAAGCCTGTGAAAGAGTAAAAGGACCTGTAGGTAATATGAAATCTGTAGAGGCAATTCTGGAAGAAAGCACCGAGAAGCTTAAAAGCttgtctctgcagcagcagcagcaggagggtgaTAACGgagacagcagcaaaagcacagAAGCCAGtgattttgaaaatattgaATCACCTTTAAATGAAATAGACTCTTCAGCAtcagcagaaaacagagaacTTGAAAACCAAATTCACATTTCTGATCCAGAAAATATCCAGTCTGAGGAACGGTCCGATTCAGATGTAAATAATGACAGGAGTACGAGTTCAGTGGACAGTGATATCCTCAGCTCCAGTCATAGCAGTGATACTTTATGCAATGTGGACAATGCCCCACTTCCCTTGGCTAATGGACTTGATTCTCATAGTATCACGAGTAGTAGGCGATCAAAAGCAAatcaggggaagaaagaaacctGGGACACAGCAGAAGAAGATTCTGGAACAGACAGTGAATACGATGAAAGtggcaagagcagaggagaagcaCAATATATGTACTTTAAGTCAGAACCCTACACTGCAGATGAAGGTTCGGGAGAAGGGCAAAAATGTATGTATTCCTTTAAGTGCCTTAAAATAATGCAGATTTTATTACCATTTAATGAATATGTCATGTTAAAAAGTCTAATGACAGTTGTTTAAGTGATTAGCCTGAGGGGAAagcttttatgtatttttagtaTGACAACATGATCAGATTTATAattcaaataatttattcagtgaaatattccaaatagaattttttttattctagtgGCTCATTCAAATATAATCGTGATGTAGTTGGTAGTGTAGTCTAAAATTCATATATTAAGGAGCACAGTTTCTAAAGATAAATTGTTAACTTCACTTTCCAGAATTTCACATTACTACAGTGGCTTTTGCTCAATTACAAATCTATCCATGAAAATATCCCTCAATCTGGACTCAAGCTTGCCTTGTGATATCCTGTGGCCTTCCAGAACACAGAGTTAACCAAACTTTTTAATCCTGAAAGccaggagggaagaaaaggttTGGGTGGCATGTGGCTGGCCAGCCCCACCTCAGAAGCACTTCTGTCTCTTCCTTGAGGCAGGGGAGACCTGTAGAGGAATTTTCTGCAAACAGTAGCTCTGATTCTCTCCAGTAGTTGTCTTACTGAATGGAGAAGATACTAATTTGCCCCATTATTTCACTGATAACAAAATAGTGCAGTTTGGAACTACTGTGTTTTCCAGGAGTATCTCCCATAAGCACTTTAAATACAGCAAAGCTCTTAATGTTCTAGTAATAGCAtcagataaaatgaaaatgtggccATTAACTATAATACTGATTTTTCAGTATTGTTTTGCTGCCAGTGATAACTGTGAATATATGAAAAGATTCTAGAGAGCTTTTTTTGGTAATGTGTTTCAtgccatttttatctttttttttgcttaggGCTGATGGTACATGTTGATAAAAGAATTACACTGTCTGCTTTCAAGCAACATTTGGAGCCCTTTGTCGGAGTTCCGTCTTCTCACTTTAAAGTCTTTAGAGTCTACGCCAGCAATCAAGAGTTTGAGAGTGTTCGGCTGAATGAGACACTTTCGTCATTTTCTGATGATAATAAGGTTGTTCAAAAGTCATTTTGAATCCATAAATACATATTGCTACTGTATAGACAAACTTAAGTACATTATTTACaactttttcttaatttgccacatgaaattattattagtattagTATTAGTAGTGTGTTACAAGGTACACGTCTGAGTTTTATATCGGTTCTGACAGGTACTCCTTTTGCCTTCCAGATAACTATTAGACTGGGAAGAGCCCTTAAGAAGGGTGAATACAGAGTCAAAGTCTATCAGCTTTTGGTAAATGAGTCAGAGGTAAGGTCTTGAATATTTCAGGATTGAGTCATTAAATATTGGCCAAGgtttttctctgaaatcttgggggaaaaaagtccttcttttttctgcattttcctgcAAAACTTCCTGGATTTGAAATGGGGACTTGAGATGATTTCTGTTTATGCTGTTCCAAGCATAAAATCGCAGTGTGATCTACAGTGTATCTCGTGTCTCTCCCTCTCTGCAGTGTAGGTGGAGTTCAGatgaaaataattgtttctttgtttttcttaaatgtatGGAAATCATGTAGAACTCTTTCCAAGTAACAAGCTGGTTTTGCTCATGGTTTCAGTTTTCAGTAATACTGTACTGATATAATTTGTCACATTCATGCACTGCAGACAGTGCTTATCAGAATGATCAGCTGGGTAATAGCCCTCTCTGCATAAGACAAGCCTGAGACaaaaatgtctctcttgcaATAACCCAGCTCACTTGCCTGCTGCGTCTTTAGGGACACGAAAAATATAAAAGTGATTTCAATATATAGATTACAGTCTTCCAGAGTTTGCATGCACCTGAAGTTCTGATTTGATTTTTTGGACCAAACTGCAGGATACATattaataatcatagaatcacagaatggtttgggttggaagggaccatacagatcatccagttccaaccatctgccactggcagggatacattccagtagaccaggttgctcaaaatcCACCCatcctgggcttgaacactgccagggatggattaAGTATAAGACTGAAGTTGAACTGATACAGTGGGAAATGAGATAAATTTAGCTCGTGGGGCATGGAGTTCCAATGAAAGCCAAGAAAGTGGCACTTGTATTATTGTAtagtttcttttaatttaaaagctcCTTTCACTTTGTTTAGAATGTTAATACAATGGTAGCAATTAGTAATACAGACCCAAGGCACTATTTCTGCAGTGGCATGCGTGCACAATGTTTGAATGACTTGTCAAAGGCTGGCGCTACACAAATTAGTTAAACCTAATTTTAATCAATTCATTGTTTAACGTTGTTTATGAAAAGCAGTCTAATGGTCGCTTTGCTAGATGGATGGACTGGTCAGAAAATGTGAACAGAAGGTATATCTACTTTATTCTGTTCTAAAACTTGTTCTTAATCACTTTCTGTTCACAGCCGTGCAAGTTTCTTCTAGATGCCGTTTTTGCTAAAGGAATGACTGTCCGACAGTCAAAAGAGGAGCTGCTTCCTCAGCTTCGAGAGCAATGTGGCCTAGACTTGACAATTGACAGGTGAAGAGACTGCAATCCATTAAAGTCACCTGATAAgatattactttaaaatgtgGGGTGGTTTTGATGTGGGGttgctttgtgttttccctCTCTACCTCttgtggagaaaggaaaatacgAAAGGGCCAGAAGTAAGTTACTGTGGTCTTTAACACACTGGAAGACAAGTGTTGGTCTTTCCCTCTTGATAAAAGTAGTAGAAACCTGTATTTGGACCAGGTTTTTCACCTTGGTCCTTTCCTCACCACGACTGGGCCAAAGGATTTCTGACTGCTGTGGTTGCGTTACATTCTCTAGTGCCCTGTGATTATGGGGCACATCACAGACTTCTGTTTGGACACACCATTACACTTCAATGTTTGTATCGGTTTAATCTTTAGTTGTTTATACTTTTCTTTATCTCTGTATCTAAATCAAAGCTCATGCTTTTTGTGTTGTGACTGGATTGTTGCAGTAAACCTAAGTACATAAATCAGACACCAGTGCTGTTCTAATCCTTCACCCTCATCCCATTTTAGCCCTCTGAAAAAGGttaagagaagcagcaaaattgTCAGAAGTATTTGGGAATATTCTGTTTTGTGATATTAAATAGAATACTCTCTCTCTAAATTCCCTACACATTTCTTGCACTGAATGAGTACAACACaggcttgttttctttgtgttcatGAAAAGTTCAGCACTAAGAGCAACTAGTTGATGCCCTCATGTCAGGACTATTGCAGAATGTTGAAACTCATTCCTGATAAACCTAATCAAACCTTACATAAATGAgttgtatttcagttttgtcaGAAAATACTCAGTTTTGAATCTCTGGCAGTGATGTTGATGAGCAGATAAAACCTCAGCTTTTTCTTCATAATGTATTTGTAGGTTTCGCCTACGAAAGAAAACCTGGAAGAACCCAGGCACTGTGTTTCTGGATTACCATATCTATGAAGAAGATATCAATATTTCAAGCAATTGGGAGGTCTTCTTAGAAATACTTGATGGTAATGAGATAGTTTCGAGAGAAAGAAGATAATgttagatattttttctttagaggGTATTGGAAAATGtacttcactttctttttttccttttttattttcaaagacttAGTGCCATTTTAGTAGcattttattaggaaaaaaaatagaagcaaaaagaaTAATACAAACCTTGCCTGAAGCTGGGTGGGGGCTTGTGGAGGTGCAGATTTCATGAGGCTGCGATCTGTTGAAGCAGTAAAAGCAGTACTGGTTTGTAAGTTTACTGGAAGCCTTTGGACATACAGTAGTAGTGTAGGCAGCTTTTTGCATGTGTATGTTTTCACTGTACATAAAACCTGCAGGAATGCCTATACTATgcttgtatttaatttttggACTAGTATTGGTAATTTGTAGTTAGctaaaatatgtatgtgtgtatatatacacagtaGCTAggtaatttgtttttaaagtcagCACAGCTGTCCAGTCATGCAATAGTTTTCAGGCACGAATGAAAAACCACTCATCTTCTATCATGAAATGCTAAATTTTTGTATAGTCCTTGttcatgaaaacaaatttgGTATCAGAAGTTAGAGAACAGACTGTTAAATTCTGCCtaaatgccattaaaaatatGGCAGTTCTTAAGCTGTATTTTCCATATACACTTTAAAAATTTGACTCTGTatgcaaaagcagaatttaaaggagaaaagtaGGTCACACTGGTTTTTCTCTAGATTAACAGATGAAGAATTAATAGATGAAGAATATGAATTCCATTCATTCAGGAACTTTCTTCACAAGCATACCTAGCTGAAGAAGTCCTATTTAACTGTTAATCCAATTTTTTGGCAGCTGTGTTCAATTCTGgtattcttaatttttaacaCAATTGTGCCAGTGCAAGTACCAAAATGGCAGGAGGCCTGCAGATTCCAGGAGACTTATGTGTCAGCTCAGAGTTCAGTTAAAACTCCACAGTCTTAAATAATTTCGTATCAGTTTTAGATTAGTTGCTGTACTGTTTCTGTAGTGAGCAGGTTTGGAGGTGCTACTTCTTAGACCTATACAGCCCACTTAGTTCACAGGCACACCAGGGCTTCCAGGTATTCTGGAACATTCTGTATAACTGTCTAGCTCTGTCCCAGGTGTGCTGCTTAAACCCAGTTGTAGAAGATGCATCTAGATCCCACTagattctgtgaaaattaaaTTGTACATACCCACAGCTGCCACGGAGGTTACTGGAAGAGTGTACAGGCCACTTCTTTAAGTCAGGGTTGTAAGGCCTTCCACCACCAGCACTGActtcattttgttcttcagCCAAACACTGAATACATTAAGCAGGTAAATAATGTAACCTACAATAATTAACATTTAAGATTCTTATCATAGCTTTGCATCACACTGTTGCAGACATATTTAAATCagttattttctgtctctgaaattTATGTAACTGCTGCAGACTTGGAATGCCTAGAAGCATTAGATAGCTGGATCTTAATTTTGGCTAATAGGTTAGAGTTGAAAGGTGGTACAAATGTAGTCACAGGCAAGACTGTAGAGTGTATTTAGGGAGAAGCCTTATCAGTGCCGGTGGCTTCATGCAAGAAAAAGCATCTAATGGTAGACATAAATGCTAAAGCCACAAGTTCTGCATGCTAAGTTACAAAATTAtagaatgatttaaaataaaataagcccTTTGGTATCACTTCTGCCTATCTCCTTGTAACTGTAACAGTATTACCCCGTCAGTCAGAGAAAGCTCTTATTACTTGGAACTAGTATAAAAAGACTGGAGGCAGTATGTACTGAAACTTTTCAAGGTAGTAGGTGTAAAGCAGGGTTTGATAACTAGTGTGTAAAATCTAGAAGTCAAACATGGAAAGCTTATTTTGGTAAAGGAGGTGAAGTGCATGAATAAATACCAGATTGATGAGGAATTTCTTATGATCTGCAGGTAAGCGTCTGGCTAGGTGGA
The Lathamus discolor isolate bLatDis1 chromosome 6, bLatDis1.hap1, whole genome shotgun sequence DNA segment above includes these coding regions:
- the USP47 gene encoding ubiquitin carboxyl-terminal hydrolase 47 isoform X3; translated protein: MWGNGDSVNDMQTPLDQNSEKTVLDAGFEPGKKNFLHLTEKDGEQPHIMPEESGTTDDSAQDRFIGPLPREGSVGCTSDYVSQSYSYSSVLSKSETGYVGLVNQAMTCYLNSLLQTLFMTPEFRNALYRWEFEESEEDPVTSIPYQLQRLFVLLQTSKKRAIETTDVTRSFGWDSSEAWQQHDVQELCRVMFDALEQKWKQTEQADLINQLYQGKLKDYVRCLECGYEGWRIDTYLDIPLVIRPYGSNQAFASVEEALHAFIQPEILDGPNQYFCERCKKKCDARKGLRFLHFPYLLTLQLKRFDFDYTTMHRIKLNDRMTFPEELDMSVFIDVEDEKSPQTESCTDSGAENEGSCHSDQMSNDFSNDDGVDEGICLESNSAAERISKAGSEKSSLLYELFSVMVHSGSAAGGHYYACIKSFSDDQWYSFNDQHVSKITQEDIKKTYGGSSGSRGYYSSAFASSTNAYMLIYRLKDPTRNAKFLEAHEYPEHIKQLVQKERELEEQEKRQREIERNTCKIKLFCMHPTKQIMMENKLEVHKDRTLKEAVEIAYKLMDLEEAVPLDCCRLVKYDEFHDYLERSYEGEEDTPMGLLLGGVKSTYMFDLLLETRRPDQIFQCYKPGEVMVKVHVVDLKTESVAPPISVRAYLNQTVSEFKQLISKATHLPAETMRVVLERCYNDLRLLNVSSKTLKAEGFFRSNKVFIESSESLDHHVAYTDSHLWKLLDRHANTIRLYVLLPEQSPGSQFRRAVYQKPSGDSGNLDEACERVKGPVGNMKSVEAILEESTEKLKSLSLQQQQQEGDNGDSSKSTEASDFENIESPLNEIDSSASAENRELENQIHISDPENIQSEERSDSDVNNDRSTSSVDSDILSSSHSSDTLCNVDNAPLPLANGLDSHSITSSRRSKANQGKKETWDTAEEDSGTDSEYDESGKSRGEAQYMYFKSEPYTADEGSGEGQKWLMVHVDKRITLSAFKQHLEPFVGVPSSHFKVFRVYASNQEFESVRLNETLSSFSDDNKITIRLGRALKKGEYRVKVYQLLVNESEPCKFLLDAVFAKGMTVRQSKEELLPQLREQCGLDLTIDRFRLRKKTWKNPGTVFLDYHIYEEDINISSNWEVFLEILDGVEKMKSMSQLAVLSRRWRPSEMKLDSFQEVVLESSSVEELKEKLSEISGIPLENIEFAKGRGTFPCDISILEIHQDLDWNPKVSTLNVWPLYICDDGAVIFYRDKTEELMELTDEQRNELMKKESSRLQKTGHRVTYSPRKEKALKIYLDGAPNKDLTQD